From the Actinopolymorpha singaporensis genome, the window CGCGGGTCACCGTCGGCCGGCCCGGAGATCCGGGGGTGGCCGCGGCCGGCGTGCTGGGGGTGGTGGCCCAGGGTCTGCGGGTGGGCACCGAGATCGAGGTCGCCGCGTCCGGTTCGGACTCCCGGGCAGCCGTGGACGCCGTCCTGGCTCTGGCCGACGCGGGATTCGGTGAGCTGGACGAGGAGACCCCCGCAGTAGCTTCTCCGGTGCCGCCCGAGCAGCCGGCGGCGGCCGAGCCCGCGGCGACCCCGAGGCCCGAGCCCGGCACGCTGCGCGGTGTCGGCGCCTCGGCCGGCTTGGTGGTGGCACCGGTCCGGCACCTGCGGCGTACCGAACCCCGGCTGCCGTCGACCGGCGGCCCCCACGACCCGGCGGCCGAACGCAGACGGCTGGTTGCCGCCGTCGACCAGGTGAACGCCGAACTCGGCAACCGGGCCGCCGGTGGTGGGTCCGGCGCCGACATCGCCGGTGCCCACCAGGCGATGCTCGCCGACCCGGCGCTGCTGGCCGGAGCCGAGGCCAGGCTCGACCAGGTCACGCCGGCCGAGGTGGCCTGGTGGGGGTCGGTGCTCGAGGCCCGCGACCTGCTGGCCGGGGGAGCGGCCCTGGTGGCGGAGCGTGCGGTGGACGTGGAGGACCTCGGCCGCGCGGTGCTGGGCGCCCTCGGCGTGGACGTCCGGCCGTCGGTACGACCGGAGGACGTCGCCCGCGCCGTGGTGGTCGCCGAGGAGGTGTTCCCCTCCGACGTCGCGGCCCTCGGCGAGGCCGGGGTGGCCGGGCTGGCGGTCGCACGCGGCGGGCGTACGTCCCACGCGGCGATCCTCGCCCGCGGACTAGAGCTGCCGATGGTGGTGCGGCTGGGCCCAGCAGTGCTGGACGTTCCGGACGGTACGCCGGTGGTCCTGGACGCGCGTACCGGCCAGGTGCGGGTCGACCCGCCGGAGGCGGAGCTGACCGCCGCCCGGCGGGCCGCCCGCGACCTCGCCACCGGCCGTGAGCGGGCTCGCGCCGCGGCCGCGGGCCCGGTGGTGCGCCCCGACGGGACGCCGGTGACCGTGAGCGCGAACGTCGGCGGCCGGGCCGAGGCGCGCGCTGCCCTGGCCGCCGGCGCCGACGCGGTGGGCCTGCTGCGTACCGAACTCCTCTACGTCGACCGGCCTCGCCTGCCCGGCGAGGACGAACAGGCTGCCGAGCTGGGCGCGGTCCTGGCCGAGCTGGGCGACCGGCGCGCGGTCGTACGCACCCTGGACGTGGGCGGTGACAAGCTGCTGCCGGCCCTGGATCTCGACCCTTGGCGGCACGGACCGCTCGGCGTGCGCGGAGTGCGGTACGCGTTCGGACATCCGGATCTGCTGCGGACCCAGCTGCGGGCGGTGCTGCGCGCGGCGTACGGGCGGGGCGAGGTCTGGCTGATGGCGCCGATGGTGACGGTGGCGGCGGAGGCGCGGCGGTTCCGGCTCCTGGTCGAGGAGGTGGCCGGCGAACTCGCGGCTGCGGGCACGGCGTTCGCCCGGCCGGCGAAGGTCGGGGTGATGGTCGAGGTGCCGGCGGCCGCCCTGGTCGCCGACGAGATCTGCGCCGAGGTGGACTTCGTGAGCGTGGGGAGCAACGACCTCACGCAGTACGTCATGGCCGCGGACCGGACCAACGACGCGGTGGGCGACCTCTACCAACCCGGCCACGAGGCGGTGTGGCGGCTGCTGGCGACGCTGGTCGACGCCGCCCGGTCGGCCGGTCGGCACGTCGCCGTGTGCGGCGAGCTCGCGGGAGAGCCGGACGCGGCCGTGCGGCTGGTCCGGATGGGTGTCGACGAGCTTTCCATGGCCCCGAGCGGCATCCCCGACGTCAAGGCGGCCCTGCGGAGCCGGCTCGGCTGACCCCGGTTGGCCGCGCCGCCGGGCTTAGCTGATCGGCTCGGGTGCCCGGTGGGCGGGCGGCGGACCGGTGACCTCTTCGGCGGTGGCCATCGCCTGGGGGTGCAGCACCGCCCGCTCGCGGGCCTCCAGCACCTTGCCGATCAGGTCGTCGCGCCAGTGGTCGGCGTCGTACCCGATCGCACCGCGCTGGTAGCGCTCGTAGAAGAAGGCGAGTTCGGTGACCGCGGTGTGGTAGTCGCGGACAGCCCGGGCGGCCTCGGCGCCCCACCTGCGCTTCACCGCCGAGCGCCAGCCACTGCGTCCGGGCAGGCTGGACAGCAGGCGTACCTCCTCCGGCGAGATCCAGTTGGCGGCGACGAACCTCGGCAGCTGGCCGGCCACGATGCGCTGCTCGCGGCGCCGCTGCCAGAGCACCACCATCGCCACCGCGGCGAACACCGGGACCATGAAGACGACGTAGACGAGGAAGAAGCCGAACTGGCCGAGCAGCGACGCCGAGGCGTTCCACAGCGCGTGCAGGCAGACGGCGGCGAGGTAGCCGACCAGCGGGTAGAGGAACCGGATCGGTCGCCTGCTGCGCGCCATGATGCCGACGGCGAGCCCGGTCATCGAGGTGAAGATCGGGTGGGCGAACGGCGACAGCACGCACCGCAGGGCGAACAGCATGATGCCGCCGTGGAGTCCGCCCTCGGCGATGGCGGTGCCGAGATAGAGGATGTTCTCGCTGAACGCGAACCCCACCCCGACCAGGCCCGCGTAGACGATCCCGTCGACCACGCCGTCCACCTCGCGCCGGCGGGTGGCGAGGAGGGCGAACAGGAACGCTCCCTTGACCGCCTCCTCCACGAACGGTGCGGTCACCACGGTGCTCACCACGTCGCCGACCTCGGTGCCGACGGTGCGGGACCAGGCGTAGTTGAGCGCGAAGTTGCTGACCGCCGCGGCCAGCGCCGCCACCCCGGCTCCCCACAGGAACGCCATCAGCAGCAGCCGGCCGGGCTCGGGCTCCCACCGGTCGATCCACAAGAACACGGCGACCACCGGGACGACCGGAAGGAACGCGAAGAAGGTGCCGAGCGCGGCGGGCTCGGGCCCCGCACCCAGGACGGTCAGCCCGATCAGCGGGGTGACCAGCGCGGCCATCACGACGATGAGGCCGACCGGCGCGAGCACCCTGCGGCGGTTGCGGTGCCGGCCCGCCCAGGGGCGCAGCGGCACGAGGGGACGACCGCCCGGCAGTCCGGGTAGCCCGGACTGAGCGGAGGGGGAAGGGGTCGCGCTCATCCGGTAGAGCCTAGATCAGCTCACCCTTGCTCGCTGGTCGGCAGGAGACGCAGCGACGGGGCTCGCGGGGCCGGTTCCGGGCGGTCGGCTCGGGCTCCTTCTGCCGTTCGGTGCCACCACGATTGCGGAGCGTTGTCGATGTGACCGGTGTTGCCCGTCATGTGGTGGACGGCGGCGGGGAGGGGAGCAGAGGAGGGGGAGTGAGGAGGAACACGTGCGGCAACGAGGACGCGGTGAGGAACCCGTGCGCGGAGTCCGATGTATCAGGCCTACGCGATGTATGTGGAGCAAGCGCACGAACCGGTCCGCCCACCGCGGCGTCGGACGCGTGACCTCCCGACCGCCCGGCCAGGGCCCACCGAAGTGAGCGAAGGAGCGACGAGATGAAGTTCATGATGCTGGTGTGCTGGGCCGAGAGCGAGGAACTCGGTCCGGAGGAGTCGGCGGCGATGCGGCGGGACTCGATCGCCTGGACGGAGCAGATGGACGCGCGCGGGGTGCGATTGCAGGGCAGTCGGCTGCGGCCGACCGCCGACGCGAGGACCGTACGGGTTCGCGGCGACGACGTGCTGGTGACAGACGGCCCGTTCGCCGAGACCAAGGAACAGATCGCGGGGTACGACCTGCTGGAGTGCGCCGATCTCGACGAGGCGGTCGAGGTGGCCTCGAAGCATCCGGTCGCGAGGTTCGGCGCGATCGAGCTCCGGCCTTACTGGGACTGACGGCAGGGACGACCGCCGCGGGGGCTTCGCGCGGGGGCGTCGCGGGGGTCAGTCGCCCGCGGGGGTCAGCAGGGCATCGGCCACGGCCGTACGTGCGTACAGAACCGACCGGCCACTGCGGTGGGCGGTGACCAGGCCCGCGTCCCGCAGTGCGGTGAGGTGCTGGGAGACCCCGGCGGCGGACATGCCGGCCCGCCGCGCGAGCTGGGTGGTCGAGGACGGGGTGTCGAGCTCGGTCAGGATTCGCGTACGCGATCGACCCAGAACGCCGGCGACCGCCGCCGCGGACGTGGGGGTCCGCGGCTCCCACAGGTTGCCGACCCCGCGGGCCGGATATGCGAGCTGCGGCGGCTCACCGGCCACCGACCGGGTCAGGACCCGCGGCCACACGAACGCCGACGGCACCAGCAGCAGCCCGCCGCCCGCCTGGCCGCGGGTCACCGCGCAGTGCCGGCGGACGAGCCGCAGGGTGCCGTCGTCCCAGCGCACGGAGTCGTGGAGCTCGTCGAGAACGTGGGCGGAGCCGTGCTCGGCGGCCTGCCGGGCCCGGTAGAAGACGTCGGCCTCGAGGAGGTGCCGGATCCGGGCCCAGTAGGGCGCGAGGGCGAGTTCCCAGTACGCCTCGATCTCGGCGGCGACCTTCCCGAGCGTCTCCTCCGGTGCGTCGTACAGCAGTCTGAACCGGGCAGACCGGCCACCGTCTCGTCCGGCCTCGGCCGCAAGCATGTCCAGCTCGGCCCGCACCTGGCCGGCCGAGGTCGCCCGGATCGCCGCCAGCTCACCGGACAGGCCGGGGAACGGCGAGGCGGGCGTGGGATTGAGGAAGTCGGCGAGGTAGCCGGTCAGGGGGATCAGCTCCGCCAGCCAGCCGCGGTCGAGTCCGGTCCGCTCCAGCCGGGGCCGTACCTGCGCGGCCCATCGCCGGTGGAGCGGGGGATCCACCTCGGCCCGGAGCAGCCGGAAGCTGGTGACGACCTCCCACATCGGCGACACGGCGTACCTGGTCATCGCCAGGTCCGCGGTGGAGAAGCTGAGCACCGACTCCATGACGTACTCCCTGCTTCTCTCGGACCGTACCGCGTGGCGAGTTGGATTCGGGCTGAGTTTAATCAATGGTCCGGCGAGCGGACCGGGCAGCAGGGTCTCGGCATGTTCTCCTCCTTCCGCGGGCTTCCGCCCGTCGTCTGGACCGTCTTCGCCGGCACGGTCGTCAACCGGCTCGGCTACCTCGTCACCCCGTTCCTCGTGTTCTTCCTGGCCACCCGCGGCGTCACCGGAACGCACGTCTCCTACGTCCTCGGCGCGCTCGGCGCCGGCAACCTGCTCGGACCGGCGGTCGGCGGAGTGCTCGCGGACCGGATCGGCCGGCGGCCGACGATGCTCGCCGGGCTGGTCGCCGCGTCGGTGGGCCAGGGTGCGCTCTTCGTCGCTCCCGGCGTGGCCACGATGGCGGCCGCCGCCCTGCTGATCAGCGCCGCCGGGTCGATGGTCAGCCCGGCCGCGTACGCGCTGCTGGCCGACGCCGTGGACGCCGAGCACCGGCGGCGGGCGTACGCGCTGTTCCAGTGGGGCGTGAACATCGGTACGGCGGTGGCCGGGGTGCTCGGCGGATTCCTCGCCGCGCGCGGTTACTGGCTGCTGTTCGCGGTCGACGCCGGAAGCATGCTGGTCTTCGCCGCCGTGGTGGCGTTCCGGCTGCGCGAACACCGGCCGCCCACGGCGTTCGGCGCGGAGGGGGACGGAGGCGCGGGCGGGGCGAAGCGCAAGGACGGCATCGGCTACGGGGTCGTCCTGCGGGACCGGCTCGGGCTGGCGCTGCTTCCGCTGTTCGGCGTCCAGCTGTTCGTCTACTCGCTGACCGAGGTGGCGCTGCCGCTCGCCATCCACGACAGCGGCCTGTCTCCGACGGTCTACGGTGCGATGGCGGCGCTCAACGCGGTGATGGTGGTGGTCCTCCAGCCCGTGGTGACGGCGCGGCTGGCCCGGCTGCCACAGCTTCCGGTGCAGTGCGCCGGCGGCGTGCTGATCGCCGTCGGCGTGGCGATGACCGGGCTCGCGAACACGGTCACGGGGTATGCGATCTCGGTGGTCGTCTGGTCCGTCGGCGAGGTGGTCGTCGCCGGTATCGCCGCGTCGGTGATCGCCAATCTCGCCCCAGCACACGCCCGCGGCCGCTACCAGGGCGCGTTCGGCTGGACGTGGGGAACGGCGAGGTTCGGCGCTCTCACCCTGGGCGTCGGGTTGTACTCCGGTCTCGGCCCGGGTGTGCTGTGGTGGACCGCGTTGCTGGCCGGCATCGCCTGCTCGGTGGCGACGCTCGCGTTCCACGGACGGGTCGCCCGCCGGATGGACCACGTCCTCGCCGCCTGAGCGCGACCACCTTGCCGGAGCCCGGCGGAGGCGCCGGAGGCGGTGCCGTACTACCGTTCCGGAAGGTGCGGAGGCACTGCGGGGGGAGGGTCGTTGAACGCGCGGATTCTGGTTGCCGAGGATGACGAGAAACAGTCCCGACTGATCCGGATCTACCTGGAGCGCGAGGGAAATGCGGTGCAGGTCGTGGCCGACGGTCGCGCGGCGCTGGAAAGGGCCCGTTCGTCGAAGCCCGACCTCATCGTTCTCGATGTGATGCTGCCGGTGGTCGACGGTCTCGACGTGTGCCGCATTCTGCGCACGGAATCGGATGTTCCTGTCCTGTTGCTCACCGCGCGCACCACCGAGGAGGACATGCTCCTCGGTCTGGACCTCGGCGCCGACGACTACCTCACCAAGCCGTACAGCCCCCGCGAACTGACCGCACGCGTACGGGCGTTGCTGCGCCGCTCCAGAAGAGCCGACGGCGTGACGGAGTCCTCGACGCTGCTGGTGGGTGATGTGGAGCTGGACATCGCGCGCTTCGAGGTCCGGCTGGCCGGGCGTCCGGTGGCGCTGACCGCGAAGGAGTTCGCCGTGCTGGAGACGCTGGCCCGTGAACCGGGCCGGGTCTTCACCCGCGTACAGATCATCGAGCGTGTCTTCGGCTTCGACCGGGACGTGCTGGAGCGGACCGTCGACGCGCACGTGATGAACCTGCGGCGGAAGCTGGAGGCGGACCCGCGGCGCCCCCGCTATCTGGAGACGGTCTACGGGCGGGGCTATCGCCTCGCCGACGGCGGCGGCTCAGCCAGGTCCTGACCCACCTCCCGGCTCCGGCCACTCTCCTCCCGCCCCCGGGTTCCCGCGGCCGTGGCGCCGTCGCTTTCCGGAAGCCTTGGCAGGGTGACTGTGAACGTTGTGCCGGCTCCCACCGTGCTGCGTACGTCGATCGACCCGGCGTGGTCGGTGACGATCTGACGGACGATGGCCAGCCCGAGGCCACTGCCGCCGGTGGCCCGGCCGCGTGCCGGATCCGCCCTCCAGAAGCGGTCGAAGAGATGCGGCAGGTCCTCGGCCGGTATCCCCTTGCCGGTGTCCCGGACCTCGACGACGGCCTGCTTGCCACGGGGCGACAGGGCCAGGGTTACGGTGCCGCCCGCTCCGGTCGCGCGCAGCGCGTTTCCTATGAGATTGCCGAGGGCCTGGCGCAGCCGGTCCGGGTCGCCGGTCGCGTACACCTGGTTCGGCGCCTCCAGATCCAAAGCGATGCCTGCCGTCTCGGCCTGGGCATGGTGAGCGGTGCGGCTGGTCTCGAGGATCTCGCGCAGGTCGACGTCGTGGCGGTGGTACGTCAGCGCGCCGCTCTCGGCCAGGGCGAGGTCCTGGAGGTCGTCCACGATCCGCTGCTGGAGCAGCGCCTCCTCGTGGAGGGAGGCGAGGAGTTCGGGAGTCGGGTCGACGACCCCGTCCCGCAGTGCCTCCTGATAACCGCGCAGATTGGCCAGTGGGGTTCGCAGCTCGTGGGCGATGTCCCCGGTGAGACGGCGCTGGCGCTCCTCCCCGGCCTGGATGGAGTCGGCCATGCGGTTGAAGGCGCTGCCGAGCTGCGCGATCTCGTCCCGCCCCGAAACAGGGACCCGCCGGCCAAGATCGCCCTCGCCGACTCCGCGGGCGGCGAGCGTCATGGCCCTGACCGGGCGCAGGACCGCGCGGCTCAGAAGCAACGAGGCGAGGACCGCGGCCAGGGCCACCCCGGTCGCCACGGCGACGGTGGGTGCGGGGGCGAGGGTGGGCGGGGATTCGTTCCGGTAGCCGACGCTTACCTCGAGGCGAGCCGGTGCGACTGAGGCGGTCCGCTCGTCGAAGGCCCTCTGCAGGCAGGGAGCGAGGGATCGTACGGACTCGCACGCGCGGAGGACGACGACGTCCTGGGCGGTCCGTGGGTCGGCCCCGCTGGGTGACTTCTTGCACCGTGCGGGCGGGTGATCCGTGCTGATCCTGGGAATGCCCAGGCGGTCCTGCCGGGCCGTCACCTCGGTGCCCGCATCGGTCAGGCAGGCCGCATACACGGCCGCGGAGCGGTAGTCGGCGATTGCGGCGACCGCCGTCTTGACCGAGATCCTGGGCGCCTGCCCGGCCGGCAACCGCAGGACTGGCCGCGCGTCCACCAGGACCGGTGGCCGGCCGTTCAGCGGGCGCGGCTCGCGGCCCGCGAGGATGTCGGAGTCGGCGAGTAGGACGCCGGTCTCGGTGACGACCCGTATGCGCTGCCCGGTGTCCTTGGCGAGTGTGCTCACCGAGGGGGAGAGCCCGTCCCAGGTTCCGTGCTTGAAGCCGTAGGCACGCAGCTCTCCGGCGATCCGCGAGAGCTCCTGCTGCCCCGCGCTGACCGTGTCCTGGACTTGACGGTTGGCCTGACGCAGGGTCAGCCAGGCGGTGGCGGCGGTGGCGGTGAGGGCGACCAGCGTGAGCAGGCCCAGCACCCGCAGCCGGAAGCTCATCGCGGTCCCCCGGGCCAGGAGGTCGGGACGGGTGCGGTCAACGGGGCTCCTCGGGTCGGATCCGAATCGTCATGAGGCATGGACGTGCCGCCATAGTGCAGGTAGCCGCCGTCGCAGCCCCAGCCATCCCGATGGTCACCGCGACCTCGGCTACCTGGACGTTCGTGCGCCCGACGAGACCGCCCGGAGCCGTTCCTCTCCCCCTGACGCTCAGGTGCTGGACAACGCCACCGTCGGCGACAGCCTGCTCGCCCGTACCGCCGGATACAACCCGGCGATCATGCCGATGAGCAGCGTCGAGCCGATGCCGGCCGCGCTGGCCCAGGGCGGCACCACCGTCGGCCAGCCACGGCTGGCCGCGTACCCCGCCGTGATCAGCGTCCCGAGGACCGTTCCGCCGAGTCCGCCGATGA encodes:
- the ptsP gene encoding phosphoenolpyruvate--protein phosphotransferase, translating into MPEGPVAQVGLVLIAHVAALAEGVRTLAAQMAPEVDIRAVGGTDDGGVGTSFDAMLAAVTSVLADVAPDEGAGEGARGGAGVAVLYDLGSAQLTAELVLETLDPGQSDRVLLVDAPLVEGAVAAATTAAGGAGLAEVAAAARAAYVPTPAAGEAETPETPEAAEAEKRVEAEVRARTTLRNPAGLHARPAAALAHLVREYDARVTVGRPGDPGVAAAGVLGVVAQGLRVGTEIEVAASGSDSRAAVDAVLALADAGFGELDEETPAVASPVPPEQPAAAEPAATPRPEPGTLRGVGASAGLVVAPVRHLRRTEPRLPSTGGPHDPAAERRRLVAAVDQVNAELGNRAAGGGSGADIAGAHQAMLADPALLAGAEARLDQVTPAEVAWWGSVLEARDLLAGGAALVAERAVDVEDLGRAVLGALGVDVRPSVRPEDVARAVVVAEEVFPSDVAALGEAGVAGLAVARGGRTSHAAILARGLELPMVVRLGPAVLDVPDGTPVVLDARTGQVRVDPPEAELTAARRAARDLATGRERARAAAAGPVVRPDGTPVTVSANVGGRAEARAALAAGADAVGLLRTELLYVDRPRLPGEDEQAAELGAVLAELGDRRAVVRTLDVGGDKLLPALDLDPWRHGPLGVRGVRYAFGHPDLLRTQLRAVLRAAYGRGEVWLMAPMVTVAAEARRFRLLVEEVAGELAAAGTAFARPAKVGVMVEVPAAALVADEICAEVDFVSVGSNDLTQYVMAADRTNDAVGDLYQPGHEAVWRLLATLVDAARSAGRHVAVCGELAGEPDAAVRLVRMGVDELSMAPSGIPDVKAALRSRLG
- a CDS encoding ArsR/SmtB family transcription factor, which translates into the protein MESVLSFSTADLAMTRYAVSPMWEVVTSFRLLRAEVDPPLHRRWAAQVRPRLERTGLDRGWLAELIPLTGYLADFLNPTPASPFPGLSGELAAIRATSAGQVRAELDMLAAEAGRDGGRSARFRLLYDAPEETLGKVAAEIEAYWELALAPYWARIRHLLEADVFYRARQAAEHGSAHVLDELHDSVRWDDGTLRLVRRHCAVTRGQAGGGLLLVPSAFVWPRVLTRSVAGEPPQLAYPARGVGNLWEPRTPTSAAAVAGVLGRSRTRILTELDTPSSTTQLARRAGMSAAGVSQHLTALRDAGLVTAHRSGRSVLYARTAVADALLTPAGD
- a CDS encoding MFS transporter, coding for MFSSFRGLPPVVWTVFAGTVVNRLGYLVTPFLVFFLATRGVTGTHVSYVLGALGAGNLLGPAVGGVLADRIGRRPTMLAGLVAASVGQGALFVAPGVATMAAAALLISAAGSMVSPAAYALLADAVDAEHRRRAYALFQWGVNIGTAVAGVLGGFLAARGYWLLFAVDAGSMLVFAAVVAFRLREHRPPTAFGAEGDGGAGGAKRKDGIGYGVVLRDRLGLALLPLFGVQLFVYSLTEVALPLAIHDSGLSPTVYGAMAALNAVMVVVLQPVVTARLARLPQLPVQCAGGVLIAVGVAMTGLANTVTGYAISVVVWSVGEVVVAGIAASVIANLAPAHARGRYQGAFGWTWGTARFGALTLGVGLYSGLGPGVLWWTALLAGIACSVATLAFHGRVARRMDHVLAA
- a CDS encoding response regulator transcription factor, with product MNARILVAEDDEKQSRLIRIYLEREGNAVQVVADGRAALERARSSKPDLIVLDVMLPVVDGLDVCRILRTESDVPVLLLTARTTEEDMLLGLDLGADDYLTKPYSPRELTARVRALLRRSRRADGVTESSTLLVGDVELDIARFEVRLAGRPVALTAKEFAVLETLAREPGRVFTRVQIIERVFGFDRDVLERTVDAHVMNLRRKLEADPRRPRYLETVYGRGYRLADGGGSARS
- a CDS encoding PrsW family intramembrane metalloprotease; this translates as MSATPSPSAQSGLPGLPGGRPLVPLRPWAGRHRNRRRVLAPVGLIVVMAALVTPLIGLTVLGAGPEPAALGTFFAFLPVVPVVAVFLWIDRWEPEPGRLLLMAFLWGAGVAALAAAVSNFALNYAWSRTVGTEVGDVVSTVVTAPFVEEAVKGAFLFALLATRRREVDGVVDGIVYAGLVGVGFAFSENILYLGTAIAEGGLHGGIMLFALRCVLSPFAHPIFTSMTGLAVGIMARSRRPIRFLYPLVGYLAAVCLHALWNASASLLGQFGFFLVYVVFMVPVFAAVAMVVLWQRRREQRIVAGQLPRFVAANWISPEEVRLLSSLPGRSGWRSAVKRRWGAEAARAVRDYHTAVTELAFFYERYQRGAIGYDADHWRDDLIGKVLEARERAVLHPQAMATAEEVTGPPPAHRAPEPIS
- a CDS encoding sensor histidine kinase, with protein sequence MSFRLRVLGLLTLVALTATAATAWLTLRQANRQVQDTVSAGQQELSRIAGELRAYGFKHGTWDGLSPSVSTLAKDTGQRIRVVTETGVLLADSDILAGREPRPLNGRPPVLVDARPVLRLPAGQAPRISVKTAVAAIADYRSAAVYAACLTDAGTEVTARQDRLGIPRISTDHPPARCKKSPSGADPRTAQDVVVLRACESVRSLAPCLQRAFDERTASVAPARLEVSVGYRNESPPTLAPAPTVAVATGVALAAVLASLLLSRAVLRPVRAMTLAARGVGEGDLGRRVPVSGRDEIAQLGSAFNRMADSIQAGEERQRRLTGDIAHELRTPLANLRGYQEALRDGVVDPTPELLASLHEEALLQQRIVDDLQDLALAESGALTYHRHDVDLREILETSRTAHHAQAETAGIALDLEAPNQVYATGDPDRLRQALGNLIGNALRATGAGGTVTLALSPRGKQAVVEVRDTGKGIPAEDLPHLFDRFWRADPARGRATGGSGLGLAIVRQIVTDHAGSIDVRSTVGAGTTFTVTLPRLPESDGATAAGTRGREESGRSREVGQDLAEPPPSARR
- a CDS encoding YciI family protein — encoded protein: MKFMMLVCWAESEELGPEESAAMRRDSIAWTEQMDARGVRLQGSRLRPTADARTVRVRGDDVLVTDGPFAETKEQIAGYDLLECADLDEAVEVASKHPVARFGAIELRPYWD